A section of the Brevundimonas sp. AJA228-03 genome encodes:
- a CDS encoding TolC family protein — protein sequence MPSPNRRLPRIAAGGAAVALSAILAMLAPGSAFAEPVTLAEALSRAAASSPTLAAAEADVAAAVGRAQQAGFRPNPELGLEVENFAGTGGFSGVDDAESTLSVGQRFELGGKRPARERAAQAEVDAARLRLAVARADLEQQVRDAYAEAWADSRRVELARDQFLRADNLQTIATELVDAGREPPLRALRARTAALEAVGRVRAAEAEYAEAQRALAALWGGGEDLPEPTAPETPAAPGAVIDPASALDVRLAEAEVATSIAVVERERTLSRPDVTVSVGARQFRGTDDTALVFGASMPIGLFDRNQGNIAAANAERTGAEARRNAALAGAIRRTRDAQAALRTAEAQLAFLETQAEPEAIEAVRIAREGFSAGRFTLLDVLDAEEALNTVQADMITAELERAQAVAALTRATETEGSAQ from the coding sequence ATGCCATCCCCTAATCGCCGTCTGCCGCGCATCGCGGCCGGCGGAGCCGCGGTCGCCCTTTCGGCGATCCTGGCCATGCTGGCCCCAGGGTCAGCCTTCGCCGAACCCGTCACCCTGGCTGAGGCGCTGTCTCGCGCCGCGGCCTCCTCCCCAACCCTGGCCGCCGCCGAAGCCGATGTCGCCGCCGCCGTCGGTCGGGCGCAACAGGCCGGGTTCCGGCCCAATCCCGAACTCGGCCTGGAGGTCGAGAATTTCGCCGGCACCGGCGGCTTCTCCGGCGTCGATGACGCCGAAAGCACCTTGAGCGTCGGCCAGCGGTTCGAACTCGGCGGCAAGCGGCCCGCACGCGAGCGCGCCGCCCAGGCCGAGGTGGACGCCGCCCGGCTGCGCCTCGCGGTCGCGCGGGCGGACCTGGAACAACAGGTGCGCGACGCCTACGCCGAGGCCTGGGCGGACAGCCGCCGCGTCGAACTCGCCCGCGATCAGTTCCTGCGCGCCGACAACCTTCAGACCATCGCCACTGAACTGGTGGACGCCGGCCGCGAACCGCCTTTGCGGGCTCTGCGGGCGCGCACCGCCGCCCTGGAAGCCGTCGGGCGGGTTCGCGCGGCCGAGGCCGAATACGCTGAAGCCCAGCGGGCGCTCGCCGCCCTTTGGGGCGGAGGTGAAGACCTGCCCGAACCCACCGCCCCCGAAACCCCGGCGGCGCCCGGCGCCGTCATCGACCCGGCCAGCGCGCTCGACGTGCGCCTCGCCGAGGCGGAGGTGGCGACCTCCATCGCCGTCGTCGAGCGGGAACGGACCCTGTCCCGCCCCGATGTGACGGTCAGCGTCGGCGCCCGTCAGTTCCGGGGCACGGACGACACCGCCCTGGTCTTCGGCGCCTCCATGCCGATCGGTCTGTTCGACCGCAACCAGGGCAATATCGCCGCCGCCAACGCGGAACGGACCGGGGCCGAGGCCCGCCGCAACGCCGCCCTCGCCGGCGCGATCCGGCGGACGCGCGACGCCCAGGCCGCCCTCCGCACCGCCGAAGCGCAGCTCGCCTTCCTCGAAACCCAGGCCGAACCCGAAGCCATCGAGGCGGTGCGCATCGCGCGTGAAGGCTTCTCGGCCGGCCGCTTCACCCTGCTGGACGTGCTCGACGCCGAAGAGGCGCTCAACACCGTCCAGGCCGACATGATCACCGCCGAGCTGGAGCGGGCGCAGGCCGTCGCCGCCCTGACCCGCGCCACCGAAACCGAAGGATCCGCCCAATGA
- a CDS encoding cation transporter, with protein sequence MTEPLIQDRPAAACCGATVKFDGASPAYRRILLAVIAINAVAFAAVAGGALVQGSASLGANALDFLADSATYAISLWAIGRSVQVRSGAALLKGASLGLLAVFILGFAIWRAVSGAPPEGTVITGLGLFGFLANAVAALLLVRHRDGDANVRSVWLCTRNDLIESLVVAAAGGLVWLTASRWPDLIAGALLALIFLQSAWSIIRQSQQELSAAADAPVCAE encoded by the coding sequence ATGACCGAGCCCCTGATTCAGGACAGACCCGCCGCCGCCTGTTGCGGCGCGACCGTCAAATTCGACGGCGCCTCGCCCGCCTACCGCCGCATCCTGCTGGCCGTGATCGCCATCAACGCCGTCGCCTTCGCGGCCGTGGCGGGCGGCGCCCTCGTGCAGGGCTCGGCGTCGCTGGGCGCCAATGCGCTGGACTTCCTCGCCGACAGCGCGACCTACGCCATCAGCCTGTGGGCGATCGGCAGGTCCGTGCAGGTCCGTTCCGGCGCCGCCCTGCTCAAGGGCGCAAGTCTCGGACTCCTCGCCGTGTTCATCCTCGGCTTCGCCATCTGGCGGGCTGTGTCGGGCGCGCCGCCCGAAGGGACGGTGATAACCGGCCTGGGCCTGTTCGGCTTCCTCGCCAACGCCGTCGCCGCCCTCCTGCTCGTGCGGCACCGCGACGGCGACGCCAACGTCCGCTCCGTCTGGCTCTGCACGCGCAACGACCTGATCGAAAGCCTCGTCGTCGCGGCGGCCGGCGGGCTGGTCTGGTTGACCGCCTCGCGCTGGCCCGACCTGATCGCCGGAGCCCTTCTCGCCTTGATCTTCCTGCAGTCGGCATGGTCGATCATCCGCCAGTCGCAGCAGGAACTGAGCGCGGCCGCAGACGCCCCGGTCTGCGCCGAATGA
- a CDS encoding helix-turn-helix domain-containing protein: MVSSVPSPLRSIGKLATATGVKVPTIRFYEQIGLLAPPPRTASDRRLYDDAALRRLSFIRHARQLGFDLDAIRSLLDLSDHPDRPCGEANAIAERHLSDVTAKIAQLQALRTELSRMSAECAGGRVSACKVIEVLHDHDLCAAGEHRASTVADFRA, encoded by the coding sequence ATGGTCTCTTCCGTCCCCTCGCCTCTTCGATCCATCGGCAAGCTGGCCACGGCCACGGGCGTGAAGGTCCCGACCATACGCTTCTATGAGCAGATCGGCCTTCTGGCGCCGCCGCCTCGCACGGCCAGCGACCGCCGCCTCTATGACGACGCCGCTCTGCGCCGGCTGTCCTTTATCCGTCATGCGCGTCAGCTGGGGTTCGACCTCGACGCCATCCGCTCCCTGCTTGATCTGTCGGACCATCCCGACCGGCCCTGCGGCGAGGCCAATGCGATCGCTGAACGTCATCTCTCCGACGTCACGGCGAAGATCGCGCAGCTCCAGGCGCTGCGGACCGAACTGTCGCGGATGTCGGCGGAATGCGCTGGCGGCCGCGTCTCGGCCTGCAAGGTGATCGAGGTGCTGCACGATCATGACCTGTGCGCGGCCGGCGAGCACCGGGCGTCTACGGTCGCAGACTTCCGGGCTTGA